One window of Paenibacillus albicereus genomic DNA carries:
- a CDS encoding FAD-binding oxidoreductase — MKSKTRLTGKVLFRGDPGYDAARKNWDPHTDRFPKVFVFARTAKDVSNAIKWARENKVPIRPRSGRHALEVNLSQVNGGIVIDVSKLNEIKLNKVKGTAVVGAGNRVGRIAHTLAKQGFIAPFGDSPTVGIGGITLGGGIGPLQRTIGLISDNLTALEMVDAEGRILRASKKRNADLLWASRGGGGGNFGVCTKYKFKVRRAPAKATVYRITWPWEQFEEVFLAWQKWAPSVDTRLGSELSIGPKKGGNVSMEGLFLGSKTVATRLLEPLTSIGTPTSRIIRLLPYDEAVTFLLPPDPVLTQRESNQFSSGFARRPFPKAALKPMREFLENIEGEFAGFFFLNWGGAVSRPAPRSTAFYWRDAKFYAEWNSSWIKPSQAARNIAIVRKTRRRLQPYLVGSYINVPDQGIKASGPVYYGKNYPRLRRVKAKYDPENVFRNPQSIPPAKPGTALRAKRSQAGG; from the coding sequence GTGAAATCCAAAACAAGACTGACCGGGAAGGTCCTTTTTCGCGGGGATCCGGGGTATGATGCCGCGCGCAAAAACTGGGACCCGCATACGGATCGGTTTCCCAAGGTATTCGTCTTTGCCCGGACGGCCAAAGACGTGTCCAACGCCATCAAGTGGGCTCGCGAGAACAAGGTGCCGATCCGGCCGAGAAGCGGCCGCCATGCGCTGGAGGTCAATCTGTCCCAAGTGAACGGCGGCATCGTCATCGATGTCAGCAAGCTCAATGAAATCAAGCTGAACAAGGTCAAGGGCACCGCCGTCGTCGGAGCCGGCAACCGGGTCGGGCGGATCGCCCACACGCTGGCGAAGCAAGGCTTCATCGCTCCTTTCGGCGACAGCCCCACGGTCGGCATCGGCGGCATCACCCTCGGCGGCGGCATCGGCCCGCTCCAGCGTACGATCGGCCTCATCAGCGACAATCTGACCGCTCTGGAAATGGTCGATGCCGAAGGCCGCATCCTCCGAGCGAGCAAGAAGCGGAACGCGGACCTGCTGTGGGCCTCCCGCGGGGGCGGAGGAGGCAACTTCGGCGTCTGCACCAAGTATAAGTTCAAGGTTCGGAGGGCTCCGGCCAAAGCGACCGTCTACCGGATCACCTGGCCGTGGGAGCAGTTCGAGGAGGTGTTCCTCGCCTGGCAGAAGTGGGCGCCGTCCGTCGATACGAGGCTCGGCAGCGAGCTGTCGATCGGGCCGAAGAAGGGCGGCAATGTCAGCATGGAAGGGCTGTTCCTCGGCTCCAAGACCGTGGCGACGCGGCTGCTGGAGCCTCTGACGAGCATCGGGACGCCGACGAGCCGAATCATCCGGCTGCTGCCGTACGATGAAGCGGTCACGTTCCTTCTGCCGCCCGATCCGGTGCTCACGCAGCGCGAAAGCAATCAATTCTCCTCCGGCTTCGCCCGCCGGCCGTTCCCAAAAGCGGCGCTGAAGCCGATGCGCGAGTTCCTGGAGAACATCGAGGGCGAGTTCGCCGGGTTCTTCTTCCTCAACTGGGGCGGAGCGGTGAGCCGGCCGGCGCCTCGCTCGACGGCGTTCTATTGGCGCGACGCGAAGTTCTACGCGGAGTGGAACAGCTCCTGGATCAAGCCGAGCCAGGCAGCCCGGAACATCGCGATCGTGCGCAAGACGCGCCGGAGGCTGCAGCCTTACCTCGTCGGGTCCTACATCAATGTCCCGGACCAAGGCATCAAGGCTTCCGGCCCGGTCTATTACGGCAAGAACTACCCCCGGCTGCGCCGCGTGAAGGCGAAGTACGATCCGGAAAACGTGTTCCGCAATCCGCAGAGCATTCCGCCGGCCAAGCCGGGAACGGCGCTGCGGGCGAAACGGTCCCAGGCCGGCGGTTAG
- a CDS encoding winged helix-turn-helix transcriptional regulator — protein sequence MVKRHAEEEQEIEEWSREGSDHPHICSVLEILGAKWSILVIAELYKGPRRFQQLQRDVAVVRTQSLTNVLRHLESTGIVRREVYPSVPVMVEYSLTDKGRDFQAALKEMENWAIRWGSGEQGK from the coding sequence ATGGTGAAGCGACACGCAGAGGAAGAGCAGGAGATCGAGGAATGGAGCCGGGAGGGGTCGGATCATCCCCACATCTGCTCGGTGCTCGAAATATTGGGAGCGAAGTGGTCCATCCTGGTCATCGCGGAGCTCTACAAGGGGCCGCGCAGATTTCAGCAGCTGCAGAGGGATGTCGCGGTCGTGCGCACCCAGTCGCTGACGAACGTGCTGCGTCATCTGGAGAGCACGGGAATCGTCCGCCGCGAGGTGTATCCAAGCGTGCCGGTGATGGTGGAATATTCCTTGACGGATAAGGGCCGGGACTTCCAGGCGGCGCTCAAGGAAATGGAGAATTGGGCGATCCGCTGGGGGAGCGGGGAACAAGGGAAGTAG
- a CDS encoding RrF2 family transcriptional regulator, whose product MKYSKATDYAMHTMLHLALGGREGRVGVGTLAERMQVSPTYLSKILTKLVKDGLVESSPGVSGGYRLRRGAGDIALLDIIQAIEGKTSLYECSGVHHNPGCLIHRAMAEAEHKMEAHLASVTIADLARQQDQKASS is encoded by the coding sequence ATGAAATATTCCAAAGCGACGGATTACGCGATGCATACGATGCTGCACCTCGCGCTCGGCGGGCGGGAAGGGCGCGTCGGCGTCGGAACGCTTGCCGAGCGGATGCAGGTCTCCCCGACGTATTTGTCCAAGATCTTGACGAAGCTTGTCAAAGACGGTCTCGTGGAGTCCTCGCCCGGCGTATCGGGCGGCTACCGGCTCCGGCGCGGCGCCGGCGACATCGCCCTGCTCGACATCATCCAGGCGATCGAAGGCAAGACGTCGCTGTACGAATGCAGCGGCGTCCATCACAATCCCGGCTGCCTCATCCATCGGGCGATGGCGGAGGCCGAGCATAAGATGGAGGCGCATCTGGCCTCCGTCACGATCGCCGATCTGGCCCGCCAGCAGGACCAGAAGGCATCCTCTTGA
- a CDS encoding VOC family protein produces MSKIHQAIVPHLWFDKEAKEAAEFYSSVFPDSGLNSVTPLNDTPSGDAHIVSFRVWGQPFMAISAGPHFKVNPSISFFANFDPSREPNAKDMLDDAWEKLSDGGTPLMPLGSYPFSKHYSWIQDKYGVNWQLMLTNPDGEPRPPIIPSLMFVGANCGKAEEARAFYLSVFRDSQPGQLVRYGPGQEHDREGHVLFSDFRLGSTWFTAMDSAYDHAFQFNEAVSFVVRCETQEEIDYYWDKLSAVPAAEQCGWLKDQYGVSWQITPAVMDKMLGEGTPEQRDRVTKAFLKMKKFDLAELERTYRGD; encoded by the coding sequence ATGAGCAAAATCCATCAAGCGATTGTTCCGCATCTGTGGTTCGACAAGGAAGCGAAGGAAGCGGCGGAGTTTTACAGCTCGGTCTTCCCGGATTCCGGCTTGAACAGCGTGACGCCTTTGAACGACACGCCTTCCGGCGATGCCCATATCGTCTCGTTCCGCGTCTGGGGGCAGCCGTTCATGGCGATTTCGGCAGGACCGCATTTCAAGGTGAATCCTTCCATTTCGTTTTTCGCCAACTTCGATCCGTCGCGGGAACCGAATGCGAAGGACATGCTGGATGACGCATGGGAGAAGCTGTCCGATGGAGGAACGCCTCTCATGCCGCTCGGGTCCTACCCGTTCAGCAAGCATTACAGCTGGATTCAGGACAAATACGGGGTCAACTGGCAGCTCATGCTGACGAATCCGGACGGGGAGCCCCGTCCGCCGATCATTCCTTCCCTGATGTTCGTCGGCGCCAACTGCGGCAAGGCGGAGGAAGCGCGGGCGTTCTACCTCTCGGTGTTCCGCGACTCGCAGCCCGGCCAGCTCGTCCGCTACGGCCCCGGCCAGGAGCACGATCGCGAGGGCCACGTCTTGTTCTCCGACTTCCGGCTCGGAAGCACCTGGTTCACGGCGATGGACAGCGCATATGACCACGCGTTCCAGTTCAACGAAGCGGTTTCCTTCGTGGTCCGTTGCGAGACGCAGGAGGAGATCGACTATTATTGGGACAAGCTCTCCGCCGTTCCTGCCGCCGAGCAATGCGGCTGGCTGAAGGACCAATATGGGGTTTCCTGGCAAATTACTCCCGCCGTAATGGACAAGATGCTGGGCGAAGGGACGCCCGAGCAGCGGGATCGCGTCACGAAAGCGTTCCTGAAGATGAAGAAATTCGATCTGGCCGAGCTGGAGCGGACTTATCGGGGAGATTGA
- a CDS encoding NAD(P)/FAD-dependent oxidoreductase produces the protein MAETRLDAIIIGGGPAGLSAALVLGRARRDVLVLDEGKPRNRVTKESHGFLTRDGISPMELRRIGLEQLAPYPSVRVLEGRAAEAAGDNGRFRVVTQDGETYEARKLIFATGKKDLPLEVPGLQEIYGRSAFVCPFCDGWEMRDRSLAILARGDHAMHMAKLLAAWTPQRTVLTNGEGGLDEAQIAELEAHGVAVRTGTIRRLHARDGMLERVEWTDGASEPFGGMIFASQLAAGSDLPQRLGCRADETGTVEANEMGQTSVPGVYCAGDAMTARYQIVHAAAFGSSAGAAVVGELMMEAWNGRD, from the coding sequence ATGGCGGAAACAAGGCTGGATGCGATCATCATTGGAGGCGGACCTGCCGGACTGAGCGCTGCGCTCGTGCTGGGCCGCGCCCGGCGCGACGTGCTGGTGCTGGACGAGGGCAAGCCTCGCAATCGGGTGACGAAGGAAAGCCACGGCTTCTTGACGAGGGACGGCATCTCGCCGATGGAGCTTCGCCGGATCGGACTGGAGCAGCTCGCTCCGTATCCGTCCGTCCGGGTGCTGGAGGGCAGAGCGGCGGAGGCTGCGGGCGACAACGGCCGGTTCCGTGTCGTCACGCAGGACGGCGAGACGTATGAGGCGCGCAAGCTCATTTTTGCCACGGGCAAGAAGGACCTTCCGCTCGAGGTGCCGGGACTGCAGGAGATTTACGGCCGCAGCGCTTTCGTCTGCCCGTTCTGCGACGGCTGGGAGATGCGAGACCGCAGCCTGGCGATTCTTGCCCGCGGGGATCATGCGATGCATATGGCGAAGCTGCTCGCGGCCTGGACGCCGCAGCGAACGGTGCTTACGAACGGCGAAGGCGGACTGGACGAAGCTCAAATCGCCGAGCTGGAGGCGCACGGCGTCGCGGTGCGGACCGGGACGATCCGCCGGCTGCACGCGCGGGACGGGATGCTGGAGCGCGTGGAATGGACGGACGGGGCGAGCGAACCGTTCGGCGGCATGATTTTTGCCTCGCAGCTGGCGGCGGGCTCCGACTTGCCGCAGCGGCTCGGCTGCCGCGCCGACGAGACGGGCACGGTCGAGGCGAACGAGATGGGACAGACGAGCGTGCCGGGCGTCTATTGCGCGGGCGATGCGATGACGGCCCGCTACCAGATCGTGCACGCGGCAGCGTTTGGTTCGTCCGCAGGCGCGGCGGTCGTGGGCGAGCTGATGATGGAGGCGTGGAACGGCCGGGATTGA
- a CDS encoding PH domain-containing protein: protein MASFNKQIEHGKKHLKPGEKVLGAVMGAYEGKSMGKSVVKVGIFLATNERVFFFAKRMFGFDSESFPYSNISSFEYSKGLSGYSLSFYASNNKVKMNWINKGEVTTFINEVNSRVGVKQPSGEPIFKQEDAADQIRKLSDLLKDGIISEDEFAAKKKQLLGV, encoded by the coding sequence ATGGCGAGCTTCAATAAACAAATCGAGCATGGCAAAAAGCATCTTAAGCCGGGGGAAAAAGTGCTCGGCGCTGTCATGGGAGCATATGAAGGCAAATCAATGGGAAAAAGCGTTGTTAAAGTCGGCATCTTTCTGGCTACGAACGAAAGAGTGTTCTTTTTCGCCAAAAGAATGTTTGGATTCGATTCGGAATCCTTTCCCTATTCCAACATCAGCTCATTCGAATACAGCAAAGGGCTGAGCGGGTACTCGCTTTCCTTTTACGCATCCAACAATAAGGTAAAGATGAACTGGATCAATAAGGGCGAAGTCACGACATTCATCAATGAGGTCAACTCGCGAGTAGGAGTGAAGCAGCCGTCTGGCGAACCGATATTCAAGCAAGAGGACGCTGCGGATCAGATCAGGAAATTATCCGATCTGCTGAAAGATGGCATCATTTCTGAAGATGAATTCGCAGCGAAGAAGAAGCAGCTTTTGGGCGTATAG
- a CDS encoding TVP38/TMEM64 family protein, which produces MMKKISMTILYAWVAVVVYLYREPILGWIESQESAIPVMLAATGMALFPVIPYPVVGAVIGAAYGPIQGGIVTWVGSTAASLLMFLFIRYVFRDWGSRVLARYGRLDRMTQLFERNAFLMILFARLIPFIPSVVINVYAALSRVSFGVYATASALGKVPSMLLFVIIGDGLVYDARSIWAAAAIYVVFLAATLTGYRGWARRNSIRQSP; this is translated from the coding sequence ATGATGAAAAAAATTTCGATGACGATCCTTTACGCCTGGGTCGCGGTCGTCGTCTATCTGTACCGCGAGCCGATCCTAGGCTGGATCGAGAGCCAGGAGTCGGCCATTCCCGTCATGCTGGCCGCGACCGGAATGGCGCTGTTCCCCGTCATCCCGTATCCGGTCGTCGGCGCCGTCATCGGGGCGGCCTACGGCCCGATCCAGGGCGGCATCGTCACCTGGGTCGGCTCGACCGCGGCTTCCTTGCTCATGTTCCTGTTCATCCGCTACGTCTTTCGGGACTGGGGGAGCCGCGTGCTGGCGCGATACGGCCGGCTGGATCGAATGACGCAGCTGTTCGAGCGCAACGCCTTTCTGATGATTCTTTTCGCGCGGCTTATCCCCTTCATCCCGTCGGTCGTCATCAACGTGTACGCGGCGCTCAGCCGCGTATCGTTCGGCGTGTACGCGACCGCATCGGCGCTCGGCAAAGTGCCGTCGATGCTGCTGTTTGTCATCATCGGCGACGGCCTCGTGTACGATGCGCGCTCGATTTGGGCGGCGGCCGCCATCTACGTCGTCTTTCTGGCCGCCACCCTGACGGGCTATCGCGGGTGGGCGCGGCGCAATTCCATTCGCCAAAGCCCATGA
- a CDS encoding MFS transporter, translating into MKTNAFTIYLLALGVFLTATSELVVSGILPRIAEDVNISLAVAGQLIAVYSLSFAIATPLLIVLTSRTDRKSLLLGSLAVFIAGNAWSALSSTIESLMAARAVLGASSGVFLVASLGVAAKLVPADKLGRSVGTIILGFSSALILGVPLGVAIAEWLSWQAIFVLLGALSAAVGAVIFRLMPRVEGDEPVPLSRQLKNAGSAVILTAFLISLLREGGNSVFLTYISPYLQQMLDFRTADIAFLLLALGLIGAFASRLGGSLVDRWGAARTLGTSLLLHLLALALLPILAFSTPIAVALIAILFFALFASGPAVQSYMIQQAPKSANFVLSLNTSVIHLGIAGGAGAGGWLIDRTDAVEFHPWLAASLIGLGFAAALASFALSRRADIQAAQRNAV; encoded by the coding sequence ATGAAAACAAACGCGTTTACGATCTATCTGCTTGCGCTCGGCGTGTTCCTCACCGCCACCTCGGAGCTGGTCGTATCAGGAATTCTACCCCGCATCGCCGAGGATGTAAATATTTCCTTGGCCGTCGCCGGGCAATTGATTGCCGTCTATTCCTTGTCGTTCGCGATCGCGACCCCGCTGCTCATCGTCCTGACCAGCCGCACGGACCGCAAGTCGCTGCTGCTCGGCTCGCTGGCCGTCTTCATTGCCGGCAACGCCTGGTCCGCCTTGAGCTCGACGATCGAGTCGCTGATGGCGGCGCGGGCGGTGCTCGGAGCAAGCTCCGGCGTCTTTCTCGTCGCATCCCTCGGCGTCGCCGCCAAGCTCGTACCGGCCGACAAGCTGGGGCGGTCCGTCGGCACGATCATCCTCGGCTTCAGCAGCGCGCTGATCCTCGGCGTGCCGCTCGGCGTCGCCATCGCCGAATGGCTGAGCTGGCAAGCGATCTTCGTCCTGCTCGGCGCTCTCAGTGCAGCCGTCGGCGCCGTCATTTTCCGCCTCATGCCCCGAGTGGAGGGCGACGAGCCGGTTCCGTTGTCCCGCCAGCTGAAGAATGCGGGCAGCGCGGTCATCCTGACGGCATTTTTGATCTCGCTGCTCCGCGAGGGGGGAAATTCCGTCTTCCTCACCTATATCTCCCCTTACCTGCAGCAGATGCTGGACTTCCGAACGGCGGATATCGCCTTTCTCCTGCTCGCTCTCGGGCTGATCGGCGCATTCGCCTCCCGGCTCGGCGGCAGCCTCGTCGACCGCTGGGGAGCCGCGCGGACGCTCGGCACGAGTCTCCTGCTCCATCTGCTGGCGCTGGCGCTTCTGCCGATCCTCGCCTTCTCGACGCCGATCGCGGTCGCATTGATCGCCATCCTGTTCTTCGCTTTGTTCGCCTCCGGCCCTGCGGTGCAGAGCTATATGATCCAGCAAGCGCCCAAGTCGGCCAACTTCGTGCTCAGCCTGAACACCTCCGTCATCCACCTCGGCATCGCCGGCGGCGCGGGAGCGGGAGGATGGCTGATCGATCGGACCGATGCGGTCGAATTCCATCCGTGGCTTGCGGCATCGCTGATCGGACTTGGCTTCGCGGCGGCGCTCGCCAGCTTCGCGCTCAGCCGCAGGGCCGACATCCAGGCAGCACAGAGAAACGCGGTTTGA